The Macrobrachium rosenbergii isolate ZJJX-2024 chromosome 56, ASM4041242v1, whole genome shotgun sequence genome includes a region encoding these proteins:
- the LOC136836722 gene encoding acyl-CoA-binding protein-like — protein MSLEERFNEAAEKVKNLSKKPNDDELLEIYALFKQGTVGDCNTERPGMMDFKGKAKWDAWNGKKGMTKEAAMEAYINKADQLIATYN, from the exons ATGTCTTTAGAAGAG AGATTCAATGAGGCTGCTGAGAAGGTCAAGAACCTCTCCAAGAAACCCAATGATGATGAGCTGCTAGAAATTTATGCTCTCTTCAAGCAGGGAACTGTAGGAGATTGTAACACGG AGCGACCTGGCATGATGGATTTCAAAGGAAAAGCAAAGTGGGATGCTTGGAATGGCAAGAAGGGAATGACAAAGGAAGCAGCTATGGAGGCATACATCAACAAGGCTGACCAGCTTATTGCCACCTACAACTAA